From the genome of Tachypleus tridentatus isolate NWPU-2018 chromosome 6, ASM421037v1, whole genome shotgun sequence:
TTGTTTGGATatctttcatttttcttctttgtaaatagttttaagttttaaaagttacaaaatcaTCAAATtagatagaaaattaaatactttggtataacaacaacaacaaaatatttgatttaataaatctCTGAGGGACTTCCAGTGAATAAAGTTAATCTTTCACTAACAATTTCAAGATCTTTTAATAACTTGGGTGCATTAATGCTTTGCTTTAATTAAACTCAAATGTTTCTCCAATAAAGTTAATCATAAATATTGTCATTGTTTCACAAAACACAAATTCTTAAAAGctacattttagtattttaaaacacaatcgTCTGCTTTGTCCAGAACGTCTTTCACCAACTACAGGGAATAactataataaagacaaaaacaagaCTGTTCACATTATTCAAACATGTAGATGTATTAAAGATGATGATGAACAGTGGAACAATGAAAACAACAATGAACATTTGACAATACTGTATACAGTAACAAAcagataattattaaatgttgtggagtgtattatattattatctttaaaatttataaactacagTGCTTTTTGCCATAGTATTTCTGTCGAAACTTTTAGAATGTTCACCATCAATGAGTTttccttatgcttataaatcagTTTGCCTATCTGttatttcattaagaaatataaaaaaaattcttatttttgttaACGTAGAATATTGCttgatacataaatattcaaactgcAGATATTTTTAACTGAATCATATAAATTAAAAGTGGTGGCATATGTTCAAATGAGAAAACAAGCAACTACATTAAGGCCTTAAATAGCTCTGCTTTCATTGTGAATATGCCCCCTGCCTGGTAGCTCAGCAATAGATTTGGGGTTTCATTATATTATGCTACCAATATTAAGTACCAAAAAGgataatttgtttgtgttaacATGAAGCTTTTAACATACATATTTTCATGTACAAACGAAAAATGAAAAGTAAGACGGTAATCATTTAATCATAAGCTACATTTTGATTCACACATCTCGTTTTACCCTCTTGCTATAGGAAACTGTGTTGCCCCAACTAAATACATTAATACTAATATAATGGTTTGCTTGAAAACTATATGAGTTCCCTTAACTGAAAGCCATTCATGTGTATACTTTTCAGATTTATACTGTAGAAactatataaaatgaaaagttaatcTTATAACTTTGTGACATCATAGGACATTCTAACATCTATGAATTTCTATGGAACATTGACTTTGAATTGTTAAACACTAGAACGTTAATATATGtgcaaattgtttttaaataagattaCTATGTTATATATCTGGAATACAACTAGATGTATGTTTCAGTACTGGACTGAATGGATGTATGTTTCAATACTGGACTAACCAGTTGTAACTTTTAATACTGGACTAAATGGATGCAACTTAATATTGGACTAACTAGATGTAACTCATAATATTAAACTATATGGATGTAACTTTTAACACTGGACTAACTACATGTAAGTGTCAATACTAGATTAACTAAATGTAATGTTAATACTAGACTAACTATGGGTAACTTTTATTACTAGAATAACTAGATGTGAGTGTTAATACTAGACTAACTATGGGTAACTTTTATTACTAGACTAATAATTTCAGTCACATTTAGTCTAAACAAGGTTTAATAGCTTCTCAGAAGCCCTTCCATGTGTCTTCAACACTTTAATGTGAATTTATTATTGCTGGTTGTGTTAAAGCAGAACCACGTTAGACTATCTTTTATGTCTACTGAATGGACAGCATTTTAAAAGAAGcaacagaataataacatttacCAGAAGTggtaatataatgtatttattactgttttaaaatagtgCTTACATATATCATTAAAACATATACAGTAATTGAGAAATATTCCTGTGGTTTACAGTACATGAACATATATATAGTGGGCACTCACCACAAACCACCTTCAAAAATGACACACgtaaagtttgaactgaatttGTTAAAAGTTGCTTGAAATCATATTATACCAAGTGACATAATTAAATAACTCTTTCAATCGTCTCTCTCTAGAAAAGAAGTGCATCAACTGAAGTACAAGCCCtgttaaatatacaacaaaatatatatgtatgtctacACTTTCATTAGCTGTAAAACCAACTTGAATCTCTCTCGGCAGTTAAAAGAATTTATATGAGTACTTCCAATGTTCAATAACAActgtttaaagatatttattgaaCCATCCACATGTTCACAATACTCTGACCCCCTTCCCATTCACTTCTCAGTGACATGGGACTAACCAACCACAACCAACAGGTTTAGCTACTTACATAGTTCTagtttaagtatttaaatatcttgtttaCAGTTAATTAGGATACTATATTATTTTGAAcacaaatgttattaaagttatgtttagtcttgttatttttaaatattaatattgtgttaaatGGAATACAATTTCCATTTTCTGCAATCTAATGCACATATTCGTTTTTAATGaacatacaataacaaaatagaattAAACGTACATATAATACCACTATTATTTGTTTCAAAGggttagaaaataaaatgttacatatttcaCTACATATTAAAAGGTTTCTTTCAAGAAGAACTCTGTGAAATGATATTTATTCTGAGAAGTGAAGTTAAATGTTAAATCTCAGCATAATTAAAAGATAAGActatcaaaaatgttttgaatttctatAACATTATTGTACAACTGCTGGTGTTCGGTCACGAGACAAAGTTAACGTTCTCTTTATTCAAGATGATTATTACAAATACTCCATTACAATGATAATACCACTATGTTCATGAAGCAGTTTCATATTTACAGTTTTGGGTTACAACAGTCAGTCACGATACTTCCATGTGTTCTGAGTTATAACAGCCAGTCAAGTTAATCCAATGTGTTCTGAGTAACAACAGCTAGTTAAGTTACTCCTGTGTGTTCTGGTTTACAACAGTGATCAAACAACCAGTCAAGATACTCCTGTGTGTTCTGAGTTACAAATGTAATCCAACAGCCAGTCAAGTTACCCCCATATGTTCCAGGTTAAAACAGTGATCCAACAACCAGTCAAGGTACTTCCTTGTGTTGTGGGTTACAACAGTAATTCAACAAGTCAAGATACTCCTGTGTGTCCTGGATTACAACAATAATCCAACAACTAGTCAAAATACCTTCTTGTTTTCTGAGTTACAAATGTAATCCAACAACCAGTCAAAATACTCCCATGTGTTCTGGGTTAAAACAATAATCCAACAGCCAGTCAAGACACTTCCTTGTGTTCTGTGTTACAAGTGTAATCCATAAACCAGTCTAAAATACTCCTATGTTCTGGGTTGCAAATGTAATCCAACAGCCAGTCAAGGTACTTGCATGTGTTCTGGGTTACTAATGTAATCCAACAACCAGTCAAGCAACTACTAAGTACCTGGATATACAAAAATAATCCAACAACCAGCTACAACactactgtaatatttttatgttattagatTAATCACATAACAGATTATAGTACTGGATTATGAGGGTTAATGCACAACTGAATATGAAACAGCTAGGTTTTTATTTACTTACTGGGTCACATGTAACAACATAAGTTGCAGTGGGTACCTACATATTTATTGGTTAATGTATTATCTTGCATAACATATCACTAGTGCTTACATTCTTAACCACACAAACAGGAAATTACATAAGATGCCATGAACACATTTTGTCATTATGTTACCACATTTCATAAGACTGATGAACTTCACTAATATTGCAATACTGATGTGTTGTTGATTACTACACTTGATAACATTGAGTTAAGACCCTGTAGTAGACATCAATAAAATGGTTGTTGTCACTGTACAAATGTCACCATGTTAGGCAGCGTAGTTCACAGTGGTGTTATATCTCATGCCCAAAGTCCTATAGGGTTCACGTTAAGGTATCTGTGTCCTTTGCTATCTTTTATGTACACTAAAAGCATCAGTTAAGAATGTTTTCACAGTAACATATGGAACAGATGAAGTTTCTAATGGCTAAATGAGCTTGAAGAAGTTGATCCAAAAACTCTCAGCTGCCACTTGATGTTGGTCACAGGGACCTGAAAAACAAGATGgtaattttgttaatgttgccATCAATTGAAAAGTAAAGaactacaaatgtttatttaaataaaccacCTACTCATAAAGTTTATAAGTTGAATTAAACTTGGGAATTATTAGATACGAGTAACTTCTTATACTTGGAACTACTCTTCCCTATTTTACACGTATATATTTCTTTTGGTCCTTTTCAGTATATTTCAAACTTAACtggttttgtaaatttttgtgtgtgtttgttttagctTTGCTTCAGACAGTAATGCTTACATCAATTTCCCACATTTGGTTCAGATGATTATGGCCATGAACATTTCATATGTCTAGTTCTTGTAATTACAGCTACTTTTCCATTCAAGATATAATGGTCCTTTTCTCAAGCCTGTTTCCAATGATTATATGTATTCTAGTCATGTCTGATTCTACTGGTTATGACTGGTCTACTATCCAATTCTATTTCTACTGATATGTATGTAGTTTTGCATACCTACCTTTTAAACTCAGATGTTATCAAATGTTGTTTTACATATCTATCTTTAAACTCAGATGTTATCGAACGTTGTTTTACATACCTATCTTTAAACTTAGATTATATCATATTTATGTGTATACTAAAAATTTCAGTTTGGTTGAAAAAATTGTATGCTGACCTTCAATGTGTTTTAGTTAGTGTACCCATTTCCAAAATTGTATTCTTTAATACAAGACTCAGTTGTGATTATAAAAAACGTATATATTGGTGTACATGCTTCCCAACTTGGTTTTATGTCAGTATGACATTACAAACATTTCCCAAATTTGATTCAAGTAAGTAGGATTAAGTGAAATTATCCCCACTATGACATTGATAAATATACTTATGTCCACCTCCCAACAGTTTATTAAGATATTGTACAAGTGCTAATTTCCAAAATCCATTTCCGTTTGGTAAATCCATGTCTCCATTTGCAATTCTTAACCCTAGTTAAcagttctaatttttttttttcatttctaagtCCAATGAATAAGCTTGAAAGAGTGTTTCTAAATTTTAGAATTAGTGAATATGTTtagaaattaatttcttaaaattcagTACTCTAGTGTAATGTTGGTACTTTTTCGGTTCTGATTCTTTCTGACATAGCTGTGTTTACTTGTCAACTAAGGTTGTTATAAGCATACTTCTTCATGCACTCATCAACTCCAGTGTTAATTACTAAATTTCAGTGTTAACCTCTCTATGTGGGCTGTAATAGGTATATTTGTCAACCTCCAAGCTTTAGCAGtagtgtgtatgtttgtgtgccACCTCCATAACTCTGGCAGTGgtaagtaggtttgtttgttacATTCCTAATTAGCAGTAATGGGTAAGTATGTGTTCCATCTTCATAACTCTGAAGTGGTTGGTAGGGTTGTTTGTCAGATTTCATGACGGTACTTACTTAGAACAAACTCTACACATGTCAGGTTTCATGACAATACTTACTTAGAACAAACTCTCTTTGTATAATACTTTTATGATTCAATGCCATTTTCCTATTGGATATGGTCAATAAATGTGGTGGTTTTATGCATTACCGAGTTCAGTGTAGCCCATTTTTTCAACAGTTACATTTGTGTCATACTCAGAAAGCCTATTTAAAgagtactgttttattttatatttttccaaactttgttttaaaaattgttctaTGGTAATCTTCAACAGTGAAGTCATGGTGatgaatatttatatcttaacTATAGAATCAAAAGTCTTCCAACAGTAGACTTTCAAACAACATCTGTACtagtgtttctacaacaggcatTCACCACCTATTCAATCAATTTCATCATAAATACCCTGCCTAAACAATCGATTAAAGAATATCcattaattatatcaaataatgtatattatgttcaaataaaaacaaaaatgtttaataatacaaactaaccGTTCAAAGGCCTCCTCTTCCTCCAAAATTCCTGATATCAATTAATAGCTTATCTCTTGGGTCAATATCTGAAATATATGTAGCTTTCTCTTTACATTTGTTCTTGGAATCAAGGTGTTTCTCAGGCAATGTAAAAGTGGAGAGTGACTTGTTGGATGAAGCTAAAGATAATGGTGGTGGTGGTGGGATATTCTGGTGGCCATTTATTAGATCATTAGATTCCTTTAAAGACCTTGCAGTACAATCAATTTTAAGCACATTTGAGTTTActctgttaatttttgttttatctttgtgGTTTGTTATTAGACATTTAGTGTGTTTAGTCTCAACACTAGAGCTTTGGCACTCTTTTTTCTCAATGATATGTTCTTCTGCAGAGCCTCCATTCAACAGGTTTTGTACTGTATCTTCTGAGAAACCTCTGACAACAGGAGCACCAAAGTAAGTATATGTTACACCTGGCTTACTAGTATTAATGTTCACTTTTGTGATTCTTGGTTTCCAATGAGATGTCTGATAATCCAACATGCTAGTCTGGCTTCCTGAAGTGTTCTTCTCATACTTTTCTGTTTGATATACACTTGCAGACTTTAAGCTTAGTTGTGAATTTCTTCCCTCAGTAGAGATTTTAATACCTGACTTTGTCGTTTTCTCAGATTGTCTAGTGGAACAGTTTGGCACATTAGTTGTGACAGTGGAACTTGAGACAGTGACTTCTGCCTGTGTAGTAAATGGTTCTAGCTTAGACTGTGAGTGGACCACATTTTCTGTGGTATAaaagttggattttttttaacCCTCCTTGTGGTTTCTTTGTTGCCAAGAGCCAATAGTAACATTTGTTAGTATCTGAGTTTTTGGTCTTTGTTGTCTTTCTGGAAGAgaactttgtcttgttttaatcatGCTGACATATTTTTCTGATGGTTTgtctttacaatgtttttgaggtTCTACAAATAATGTTGCATTCCCCtggtttcttgtgtttttattattgagTGAGGTTTCATCTAAAGGTGAAATACAAACTTTTGTGCCAGTTTCTCCACTTTGCAGAACAGTTTGGTTTCGTGCAAGCTGATCTCTCCATAATACAAATTGTTCCTTTAGTAGTTTGTATTTGGCTTGGAGGTCTTGATTTTCACTTGTAGAGTTTAGATCAGAAACTGCCTTACACATGTCTCGATCAGACTGGACCCATCTCAAGGTGGCTGAACTACCATGATCTATGTTCTGATGAGTATGTTGATGTCCAAGCTTTGAGGTTGGGTATAATACAAGGTTCAACATGGATGTTGACCTCCCAGTCAATGGTGATGATTCAATATCAGAAAGCTGTGAACAATTGAGCCTAACCTGACCTTTGAATCCTTGAACAGTTCCTTCCTCATCACATAAAATTGGCTGAAGGTGAGACTTTGAAGTCTTTTTGATATGTGTACTCAAGTCATTATTTATTGGTTTATCATTTGGTGTTTCTGACATTTTGGGGGTAAATGTTTCCACTTGTCTTTTTAACATTCTGTTTCTAGTTTCTTTCTGTATCTCTTGATGGATGTCCACTTCTGCCTGAATGAGCTGAGGGCCACCTTGAAACTCTGGTAAATTTCCTGATTTCTCTGCtgtaatgtgtgtatatatatcttccTCCTGTTTTTTGTAAGCACCAATTGAAAAGTTGATAAGAGCTGGCTTTTGGTTGTCTTGAGGTATTCTTTTAATGGAAGCTGTTTTCTCAGCATAGCAACCATCATCAACAGCTGCTGATTCATGGGAAACCAAGCAAGTAAAATCTGCACAATAACCATTAACATCTGCTAGTGATTCCTGAGAAGACAGGTAAGCAGGTTCAGCAAAGTAACCATCAACATCTGCTACTGATTCCTGAGAGGAGAGGCAAACAGATTCAGCACAATAACCATCAACATGTTTTACTGATTTATGAGATAAAAGACAAGTAGATTCAGTACCAATCTTGTCTGTAGTATCTTCATCAAGTTGAGAATTACTTTCAATACCATGCTCCTCTTGAAATGGAGAAGGTGGTCCAAGGAATGAATTACTTGCATGCAGTTCATTTGGAATTGGAATTATATCTTGTGCTTGTTTTTCAACAGCAGAAAATTTTGCTTCAATAGGGGAAGGAATGAGTTGGTTGGTAACATTTTGATTAAGTTGGCCAATACATGTCATCATCTCTGAGTTGATAGTTTCTTCTTTTGAGGTAATACTTTCCATTTGGTCAAGGAATTCTGTAATTAGAAAAGAACAATTACTGAATGCTGTAAGTTCCATTTAAATT
Proteins encoded in this window:
- the LOC143252426 gene encoding uncharacterized protein LOC143252426, giving the protein MESITSKEETINSEMMTCIGQLNQNVTNQLIPSPIEAKFSAVEKQAQDIIPIPNELHASNSFLGPPSPFQEEHGIESNSQLDEDTTDKIGTESTCLLSHKSVKHVDGYCAESVCLSSQESVADVDGYFAEPAYLSSQESLADVNGYCADFTCLVSHESAAVDDGCYAEKTASIKRIPQDNQKPALINFSIGAYKKQEEDIYTHITAEKSGNLPEFQGGPQLIQAEVDIHQEIQKETRNRMLKRQVETFTPKMSETPNDKPINNDLSTHIKKTSKSHLQPILCDEEGTVQGFKGQVRLNCSQLSDIESSPLTGRSTSMLNLVLYPTSKLGHQHTHQNIDHGSSATLRWVQSDRDMCKAVSDLNSTSENQDLQAKYKLLKEQFVLWRDQLARNQTVLQSGETGTKVCISPLDETSLNNKNTRNQGNATLFVEPQKHCKDKPSEKYVSMIKTRQSSLPERQQRPKTQILTNVTIGSWQQRNHKEG